Proteins from a single region of Manis javanica isolate MJ-LG chromosome 5, MJ_LKY, whole genome shotgun sequence:
- the SPEF1 gene encoding sperm flagellar protein 1 isoform X3: MRKIVQCAPGVVELVLIPLRQRLEERKRRKKQGVGSLQELAPQDGTGYMDVGLSQKARGEDAPDTQGGGQLRAGRLPASRPPGYSQALQGDPSFVLQIAEKEQELLASQETVQVLQMKVRRLEHLLQLKNVRIDDLSRRLQQAERKQRRTDRFPEPRSHMQRPGMHSKAMSDTRGSISVLPTLGLRGRCPSLIYTPRTGCPPSVEDSSVSIRFRSLHPGPWGKLLEAAEGVPCPSWALTGDPIQGWRVQQLERRG; this comes from the exons ATGCGCAAGATCGTGCAGTGCGCCCCAGGCGTGGTGGAGCTGGTGCTCATTCCGTTGAGGCAGCGCTTGGAGGAGCGGAAGAGGCGCAAGAAGCAGGGCGTGGGCTCCTTACAG GAGCTGGCTCCCCAGGATGGCACTGGCTACATGGATGTGG GTTTGTCCCAGAAAGCTCGGGGGGAAGATGCCCCGGATACCCAGGGAGGTGGGCAGCTCAG GGCGGGCCGGCTACCGGCGTCCCGACCTCCGGGGTATAGCCAGGCGCTGCAGGGCGATCCTAGCTTCGTCCTCCAGATCGCTGAAAAGGAGCAGGAGCTGTTGGCCTCGCAGGAGACCGTGCAG GTCCTGCAGATGAAAGTGAGGCGCTTGGAGCACCTGCTCCAGCTCAAGAACGTGCGCATCGACGACCTCTCCCGGAGGCTCCAGCAGGCGGAGCGTAAGCAGCG GAGAACAGACCGCTTTCCAGAACCTAGAAGCCACATGCAGAGACCTGGAATGCACTCCAAAGCAATGTCCGACACCAGGGGCTCCATCTCGGTGCTCCCTACCCTGGGCCTCAGGGGGCGGTGCCCCAGCTTGATCTACACCCCTAGAACCGGGTGTCCACCCAGCGTTGAGGACAGCAGCGTCTCCATCCGGTTTCGTTCTCTGCACCCTGGGCCATGGGGAAAGCTCCTGGAGGCAGCTGAGGGAGTCCCTTGCCCCTCCTGGGCACTCACCGGGGACCCAATTCAAGGCTGGAGAGTGCAGCAGCTGgagaggagggggtga
- the SPEF1 gene encoding sperm flagellar protein 1 isoform X2, with translation MVEMHNYVPANSVQQKLSNWGHLNRKVLNKLNFSVPEDVMRKIVQCAPGVVELVLIPLRQRLEERKRRKKQGVGSLQELAPQDGTGYMDVGLSQKARGEDAPDTQGGGQLRAGRLPASRPPGYSQALQGDPSFVLQIAEKEQELLASQETVQVLQMKVRRLEHLLQLKNVRIDDLSRRLQQAERKQRRTDRFPEPRSHMQRPGMHSKAMSDTRGSISVLPTLGLRGRCPSLIYTPRTGCPPSVEDSSVSIRFRSLHPGPWGKLLEAAEGVPCPSWALTGDPIQGWRVQQLERRG, from the exons ATGGTGGAGATGCACAATTATGTCCCTGCCAACTCTGTCCAGCAGAAGCTCAGCAACTGGGGTCACCTGAACAG GAAGGTGCTGAACAAGCTGAACTTCTCGGTCCCAGAGGATGTAATGCGCAAGATCGTGCAGTGCGCCCCAGGCGTGGTGGAGCTGGTGCTCATTCCGTTGAGGCAGCGCTTGGAGGAGCGGAAGAGGCGCAAGAAGCAGGGCGTGGGCTCCTTACAG GAGCTGGCTCCCCAGGATGGCACTGGCTACATGGATGTGG GTTTGTCCCAGAAAGCTCGGGGGGAAGATGCCCCGGATACCCAGGGAGGTGGGCAGCTCAG GGCGGGCCGGCTACCGGCGTCCCGACCTCCGGGGTATAGCCAGGCGCTGCAGGGCGATCCTAGCTTCGTCCTCCAGATCGCTGAAAAGGAGCAGGAGCTGTTGGCCTCGCAGGAGACCGTGCAG GTCCTGCAGATGAAAGTGAGGCGCTTGGAGCACCTGCTCCAGCTCAAGAACGTGCGCATCGACGACCTCTCCCGGAGGCTCCAGCAGGCGGAGCGTAAGCAGCG GAGAACAGACCGCTTTCCAGAACCTAGAAGCCACATGCAGAGACCTGGAATGCACTCCAAAGCAATGTCCGACACCAGGGGCTCCATCTCGGTGCTCCCTACCCTGGGCCTCAGGGGGCGGTGCCCCAGCTTGATCTACACCCCTAGAACCGGGTGTCCACCCAGCGTTGAGGACAGCAGCGTCTCCATCCGGTTTCGTTCTCTGCACCCTGGGCCATGGGGAAAGCTCCTGGAGGCAGCTGAGGGAGTCCCTTGCCCCTCCTGGGCACTCACCGGGGACCCAATTCAAGGCTGGAGAGTGCAGCAGCTGgagaggagggggtga